DNA sequence from the Streptomyces sp. NBC_01497 genome:
CTGCTCGCGGCAGCCATCAAGCACATCCACCTGGACCTCTGGCAGTGGCTCGCCCTCACGGGCGTGATCTGGGCGGGCAGCCTCTGCTTCGCGGCGCTGGGCGTGGCCATCGGCTACCTGGCCACGGGCGACGCGGTACGGCCGATCACGATGATCATCTACTTCGGCCTGTCGATCCTCGGCGGCCTGTGGCTCCCGACGACGACCTACCCCCAGTGGCTCCAGGACATCACGGTCTGGCTGCCCACCCATGCGTACGCGGGGCTGGGCCAGGCCATCGAGCTCGGCGGCGCCCCGCACGCGAAGGACGTGGCCATCATGATCGGCTACTTCCTCCTCTTCTCCACAGGCGCCGCGTGGCTGTACCGGAAGGACACCAGGAAGGCGTGAGCGAGCAGCGGACCACGGGCGGCGTCCCGCCGTACGACGCCCGTGAGGTGCCCATCGGACGGCCGCCGGAGAACCGCCGCCAGGCGCTGATCAAGCTGATGTGGACGGGCATCTGGCTCGCCTACCTCGGGGCGCCCGCGGCCGATCTCGACAGCGGCGGCCACACGTGGTGGGCCGTGGTCCTCGGCTCGTGCGGCCTGGTGGCGTTCGTGGGCGCGTACCTCGCCCTGGTCTTCCGCTACACGCGTCGCTCCCTCGACCCGGGCCGGGTCCTGGCGCTGCTCGCGGTCACCTTCGCCATCGCGCTCTGCCTGGCGCTGACCATGGGCTCGCCGTGGCTGGTGCTCTTCGTGTACGTGGCGGTGTCGGCGGGCGCCGCCCTGCCGATCCGGCAGAGCGCGGTGGCCATCCCGTCCACGGTCGCCGTGATGGTGCTGATCGGGTTCCAGACACAGAACGGCTCCGGTTTCGTGGTGTCGCTGGTCTTCCCCGCACTGCTCGGCGGCTTCGCGATGGTGGGGGTGAGCCAACTCGTGCGCACGATGGTCGAACTGCGCGAGGCGCGCGCCACGGTCGCCACGCTCGCCGCGAACGAGGAACGCCTGCGGATGGCTCGTGACCTGCACGACCTGCTCGGCCACTCCCTCTCGCTGATCACGCTCAAGAGCGAACTGGCGGGCCGGATGCTGCCCGGCCTCCCCGAGCGGGCCGCCGAGCAGGTCAGGGACATCGAGCGGGTGAGCAGGCAGGCCCTCACCGACGTACGGGAGGCGGTCAGCGGATATCGCAGGCTGACGCTCTCCGGTGAACTGGCGGGCGCCCGGACGACGCTCGCGGTGGCCGGGATCGCGGCGACGCTGCCCGCGGAGGTTCCCGAGGATCTGCCCGGCACGCTCGGCAGCGGGTCCGAGGAAGCGCTCGCGTGGTCACTGCGGGAGGCCGTCACCAATGTCGTACGGCACAGCGGAGCCAGGCACTGCGAGATCGCGCTGGCACCGCGCCAGACGCTGGACGGGCTGTTCCTCCAGCTCAGCGTCGAGGACGACGGCCGGGGTGTCGCGGCCGCACCGAGGGGCAACGGCCTGACGGGGCTGGGTGAACGGCTCGACACGGCGGGCGGGACGCTGGACCTGCGGTCGTCCCGCTCGGGCCTGACGCTGATGATGCGCGTCCCGCTGGCCCCGCCGGCCGAAGCGGTCTGACAGGATCCGGGGCATGAGCGAGCAGATCCGGATCCTCCTCGCCGAGGACCAGTCCATGGTCCGCGAGGCCCTCGCGGCACTGCTCGGGCTGGAGGGCGACATGGACGTGGTCGCCCAGGTCGCGCGGGGCGACGAGGTGGTCGCCGCGGCCCGCGAGCACGGGGTGGACGTCGCGCTGCTGGACATCGAGATGCCGGGGATGACGGGCATCGAGGCGGCGGCCCGGCTGACGGCGGAGCTGCCGTCGGTGCGGGTGGTGGTGCTGACGACGTTCGGCAGACCCGGATATCTGCGCCGGGCCATGGAGGCGGGCGCCCTGGCGTTCCTCGTGAAGGACGCGCCGGCGGCTCAACTCGCCCAGGCGGTACGCAGGGTGCTCGCCGGGGAGCGGGTCATCGACCCCACCCTGGCGGCCGCGGCGCTGGCCGAGGGGGCGAACCCGCTGACGGACCGTGAGCGTGAGGTGCTGGCCGCGGCGGCGGACGGGTCGAGCAACGCGGAACTGGCGCGGACCCTGCACCTGTCGCAGGGCACGGTACGCAACTACCTCTCGACGGCGATCCAGAAGCTGGCGGTACGCAACAGGGCGGAGGCCGTCCGCACGGCCACCGACAAGGGCTGGCTCTGACGGTCCACCGGGGACCTCGTGGCAGGGCTGCCGCCCTTCGCGCAGGGTTCGGCGTCGCCTCGGGGTCCCGGCGGCACGGCCGACGGCACGGCACCGGACGCCGGCCGGCCCCGGCCCGGCACCGGCACCGGCACCGGCGACCAAGCCGGCATCGCGAACGCACCTCGCGCACCCCGAGAGGGACCGCCGCGCTCCCCGGCAGCACGACGGCCCCGCTCCCCCGGTGACCGGGGCGGCGGGGCCGTACGCGCGTGCGGTGTCAGCTGTGCCCGAGGTCCTTCTCCAGCGAACGCAGGGCCGGGTCCATGACCACGTCCCCCTCGCGGTCCGCGGCGGAGGTGGTCGGGTCCTCCGGGAAGTGGCAGGCCGTCAGGTGGCCTTCCTTGTTGCCGCTGATCTGCAGCAGCGGCGGCTCCTCGGTGGCGCACTTGTCCTGCGCCTTCCAGCAGCGGGTGCGGAACCGGCAGCCGGACGGCGGCATGATCGGCGACGGGACGTCACCGACCAGCCGGATGCGCTCGCGCTGCTGCGCGTCGATGTCCGTCTCCGGCACCGCCGACAGCAGGGCGTGGGTGTACGGGTGACGGGGGCCGTTGTACAGCGTGTCCCGGTCGGCGAGCTCGACGACCTTGCCGAGGTACATCACCGCGACGCGCTGCGAGAAGTGCCGCACGATCGACAGGTCGTGGGCGATGAAGACGAACGCGATACCGCGCTCCCGCTGGAGCTCCTGGAGCAGGTTGACCACCTGCGCCTGGATCGACACGTCGAGCGCGGAGACCGGCTCGTCGGCGATGATCAGCTTCGGCTCCAGGGCGAGCGCCCTGGCGACCCCGATGCGCTGCCGCTGGCCGCCCGAGAACTCGTGCGGGAAGCGGTTGTAGTGCTCCGGGTTCAGACCCACGGTCTCCAGCAGCTCCCGCACCCTGACCTCACGGCCACCGGGTGGGTTGATGTTGTTGATCTCCATCGGGCCGGCAATGATCTTGCCGACCGTCTGGCGCGGGTTGAGGGACGCGTACGGGTCCTGGAAGATCATCTGGATCTCGGACCTGATCGGCGCGAGTTCCTTGCGGCCCGCGTGCGTGATGTCGCGGCCCTCGTAGGTGATCGTCCCGGCCGTCGGCTCCAGGAGCCGTGTCAGCATCCTGCCGGTCGTCGACTTGCCGCAGCCGGACTCCCCCACCAGGCCGAGGCTCTCGCCGGCGAAGACGTCCAGGCTGACGCCGTCCACGGCCTGGACCGCGCCGACCTGCCGCTTGAAGGGAAACCCGCCGTAGATCGGGAAGTGCTTGGTCAGGCCCTTGACTTCGAGCAGAGGCCTGCCCTTTGCCGGTGCGGCCTTGTCGGTGACCGCCGTGGTCGTCTTGTTCTCGCTCATGGTGATAGCCCCAGTCGCCGGTACGTCAGCCCAGCCGGGGCTGAATCTTCTCTATGAACACTTCACGCTTCTGCTCCCCCGTGAGGTGGCAGGCGGAACCGCGCCCCGTGGGAAGCGCGGGCCGCTCACTGGAGCAGCGCCCTCCCCCGACCAGGTCGACGAACTCGCACCGCGGGTGGAACGGGCAGCCGGACGGCGGGTTGAGCAGGCTGGGCGGGGATCCGGGAATGGGCCGCAGCGGCTCGTCCACGTCGCCGGTCAGACCCGGCATGGAGGACAGCAGACCCCAGGTGTACGGGTGCTGCGGCGACTTCAGGACCTCGCGCGTCGTGCCGCGCTCGACGGCACGCCCCGCGTACATCACCAGGATGTCGTCGGCCGTGTTGGCGACGACGCCGAGGTCGTGGGTGATCAGGATGATCGCCGAACCGAACTCCTGCTGCAGATCCTTGAGCAGGTCGAGGATCTGCGCCTGGACCGTCACGTCGAGCGCCGTGGTGGGCTCGTCCGCGATCAGCAGCGCCGGATTGCACACCAGCGACATGGCAATCATCGCACGCTGGCGCATACCGCCGGAGAACTGGTGCGGGTAGTCGTCGACGCGGTTCTTCGGGTCGGGGATGCCGACCTTGCCCAGCATCTCGATCGCCCGCGCGCGGGCCTCCGCCTTGGACGCTCCCGTGTGCTTGCGGAACGGCTCGGCGATCTGCCGGCCCACCGTGTAGTACGGGGAGAGCGCGGTCAGCGCGTCCTGGAAGATCATCGCGATCTTGTTGCCGCGCAGCGCTTCGAGCTGCCTGCGCGACAGGTCGGTGACGTCCTGGCCGTCGACCCAGATCTCGCCCTCGACCGTGGTGGTCTCGGGCGCGTGCAGGCCGAGGATGGACAGGTTGGTCACCGACTTGCCGGAGCCCGACTCGCCCACGATGCCCAGCGTCTTGCCGCGCTCGACTTCGAAGGAGAGCCCGTTCACGGCCTTGACGATGCCGCCCTCGGTG
Encoded proteins:
- a CDS encoding ABC transporter permease, with amino-acid sequence MMNLAYGALIKLEITRTLRNKKFMFFSVIYPAGLFLVIAGPQDDTTIAGTGGLTLGAFYMVAMASFGALTAVLMGNSERIAKEREKGWVRQLRLTALPGRGYVLAKIASAAVVSLPSIIIVFLLAAAIKHIHLDLWQWLALTGVIWAGSLCFAALGVAIGYLATGDAVRPITMIIYFGLSILGGLWLPTTTYPQWLQDITVWLPTHAYAGLGQAIELGGAPHAKDVAIMIGYFLLFSTGAAWLYRKDTRKA
- a CDS encoding sensor histidine kinase, producing the protein MWTGIWLAYLGAPAADLDSGGHTWWAVVLGSCGLVAFVGAYLALVFRYTRRSLDPGRVLALLAVTFAIALCLALTMGSPWLVLFVYVAVSAGAALPIRQSAVAIPSTVAVMVLIGFQTQNGSGFVVSLVFPALLGGFAMVGVSQLVRTMVELREARATVATLAANEERLRMARDLHDLLGHSLSLITLKSELAGRMLPGLPERAAEQVRDIERVSRQALTDVREAVSGYRRLTLSGELAGARTTLAVAGIAATLPAEVPEDLPGTLGSGSEEALAWSLREAVTNVVRHSGARHCEIALAPRQTLDGLFLQLSVEDDGRGVAAAPRGNGLTGLGERLDTAGGTLDLRSSRSGLTLMMRVPLAPPAEAV
- a CDS encoding response regulator transcription factor; this translates as MSEQIRILLAEDQSMVREALAALLGLEGDMDVVAQVARGDEVVAAAREHGVDVALLDIEMPGMTGIEAAARLTAELPSVRVVVLTTFGRPGYLRRAMEAGALAFLVKDAPAAQLAQAVRRVLAGERVIDPTLAAAALAEGANPLTDREREVLAAAADGSSNAELARTLHLSQGTVRNYLSTAIQKLAVRNRAEAVRTATDKGWL
- a CDS encoding ABC transporter ATP-binding protein, with amino-acid sequence MSENKTTTAVTDKAAPAKGRPLLEVKGLTKHFPIYGGFPFKRQVGAVQAVDGVSLDVFAGESLGLVGESGCGKSTTGRMLTRLLEPTAGTITYEGRDITHAGRKELAPIRSEIQMIFQDPYASLNPRQTVGKIIAGPMEINNINPPGGREVRVRELLETVGLNPEHYNRFPHEFSGGQRQRIGVARALALEPKLIIADEPVSALDVSIQAQVVNLLQELQRERGIAFVFIAHDLSIVRHFSQRVAVMYLGKVVELADRDTLYNGPRHPYTHALLSAVPETDIDAQQRERIRLVGDVPSPIMPPSGCRFRTRCWKAQDKCATEEPPLLQISGNKEGHLTACHFPEDPTTSAADREGDVVMDPALRSLEKDLGHS
- a CDS encoding ABC transporter ATP-binding protein; the encoded protein is MTTLTKPEGAPVPTASDAFLSVRDLNVRFSTEGGIVKAVNGLSFEVERGKTLGIVGESGSGKSVTNLSILGLHAPETTTVEGEIWVDGQDVTDLSRRQLEALRGNKIAMIFQDALTALSPYYTVGRQIAEPFRKHTGASKAEARARAIEMLGKVGIPDPKNRVDDYPHQFSGGMRQRAMIAMSLVCNPALLIADEPTTALDVTVQAQILDLLKDLQQEFGSAIILITHDLGVVANTADDILVMYAGRAVERGTTREVLKSPQHPYTWGLLSSMPGLTGDVDEPLRPIPGSPPSLLNPPSGCPFHPRCEFVDLVGGGRCSSERPALPTGRGSACHLTGEQKREVFIEKIQPRLG